One region of Blattabacterium cuenoti genomic DNA includes:
- the ilvD gene encoding dihydroxy-acid dehydratase, whose translation MKKRINNFSKEITKAPNLPAAHAMLYATGMKESDFCKAQIGIVSNWYEGNPCNMHLDKLAKKIKSSVITKNLIGFQFTTIGVSDGITMGTSGMRYSLPSRELIADSIETVVDSHYYDGVIAIPGCDKNIPGVMIALLRLNRPSIIVYGGSISSGYYNGKKLDVVSSFEALGKKNTCQITENEYKNIVKNSCPGPGACGGMYTANTMSSALEAMGMMLPYSSSSPSTSENKKIECEEVSIYIKNLLKKGIKPKNIVTKTSIENGVKLAMCLGGSTNLVLHFLAIAKSANVDFSLKDFQKISNKVPLIGNLKPSGTFLMEDIHMYIGGMPVIIKYLLNKGILSGNCLTVTGKTLSENMKNIPDITFNQKIIYPLENPIKKNGHIRILYGNLAPKGAIAKITGKEGTIFRGMANVFNSEEEANQAILNNKILPGVVIVIRYVGPIGGPGMPEMLKPTSYIMGSGLGKKVALITDGRFSGGSHGFVVGHITPEAQSGGLIALVKNDDFIKIDTENNTITLEVEDEEIQKRMKSWTPPLLKVQKGYLYKYTKMVSSASEGCITDQF comes from the coding sequence ATGAAAAAAAGAATTAACAATTTTAGCAAAGAAATCACAAAAGCACCTAATTTGCCAGCGGCACATGCTATGTTGTATGCTACAGGAATGAAAGAATCAGATTTTTGTAAAGCTCAAATAGGAATAGTTAGCAACTGGTACGAAGGAAATCCTTGTAACATGCATTTAGATAAATTAGCTAAAAAAATAAAATCATCGGTTATAACTAAAAATTTAATAGGATTTCAATTTACAACTATTGGAGTTAGTGATGGAATTACCATGGGGACATCAGGGATGAGGTATTCACTTCCTTCCAGAGAATTAATAGCAGATAGCATAGAAACTGTAGTAGATTCTCATTATTATGATGGAGTGATAGCTATACCCGGATGTGATAAAAATATACCAGGAGTTATGATAGCTTTGTTAAGACTAAATAGACCATCCATAATTGTATATGGAGGAAGTATTTCTTCCGGTTATTATAATGGAAAAAAGTTAGATGTTGTTTCTTCTTTTGAAGCTTTAGGAAAAAAGAATACATGTCAAATCACTGAAAATGAATATAAAAATATAGTAAAAAATTCTTGTCCAGGACCAGGAGCTTGTGGAGGAATGTATACAGCAAATACTATGTCCTCTGCTTTAGAAGCTATGGGAATGATGTTACCTTATTCTTCCTCTTCTCCTTCAACTAGTGAAAATAAGAAAATAGAGTGTGAAGAAGTTTCTATATATATTAAAAATCTTTTAAAAAAAGGAATAAAACCAAAAAATATAGTAACAAAAACTTCTATAGAAAACGGAGTGAAATTAGCTATGTGTTTGGGAGGATCTACTAATTTAGTTTTACATTTTTTAGCTATTGCTAAATCAGCAAATGTTGATTTTTCTTTAAAAGATTTTCAAAAAATTAGCAATAAAGTTCCTTTGATTGGAAATCTAAAGCCTAGTGGAACTTTCTTAATGGAAGATATACATATGTATATAGGAGGTATGCCTGTCATTATAAAATATTTATTAAATAAAGGAATATTATCAGGAAATTGTTTAACTGTTACTGGAAAAACATTATCTGAAAATATGAAAAATATTCCAGACATAACTTTTAATCAAAAAATTATTTATCCACTAGAGAATCCCATAAAAAAAAACGGACATATTAGAATTTTGTATGGAAATTTAGCGCCTAAAGGTGCTATAGCTAAAATTACAGGAAAAGAAGGAACAATTTTTAGGGGAATGGCTAATGTTTTTAATTCGGAAGAAGAAGCAAACCAAGCTATTTTAAATAATAAAATTTTACCTGGAGTTGTCATTGTTATTCGATATGTAGGTCCAATAGGAGGACCAGGTATGCCAGAAATGTTAAAACCAACATCTTATATTATGGGATCTGGACTAGGAAAAAAAGTAGCTCTTATCACAGACGGAAGGTTTTCAGGAGGATCACATGGTTTTGTTGTAGGACATATCACTCCAGAAGCACAATCTGGAGGATTAATTGCTTTAGTAAAAAATGATGATTTCATTAAAATAGATACAGAAAATAATACCATTACTCTTGAAGTAGAGGATGAAGAAATACAAAAAAGAATGAAGTCATGGACTCCCCCTTTATTAAAAGTTCAAAAAGGATATCTATACAAATATACAAAAATGGTATCTTCAGCTTCTGAAGGGTGCATTACAGATCAATTTTAG
- the ilvB gene encoding biosynthetic-type acetolactate synthase large subunit, with protein sequence MEKKLFYGSEIVIKALLYEEVEYIFGYPGGAIMPIYDSLHDYLNSISHILMRHEQGSIHAAQGYARATGKIGVCFTTSGPGATNLITGLADALIDSTPIVCITGQVSSHLLGTDAFQETNIIDISIPVTKWNIQVLKAKDICESIQKGFFIAKKGRPGPVLIDITKDAQFQKTIFHYTRCKYIKNFRPYPCIENKRIIEAADLINSAQRPLILVGQGVILAEAEEEFKEFVEKTGIPVASTLLGLGALESDHHLYVGMLGMHGNYAPNILTNQCDILIAIGMRFDDRVTGDVKRYAKQAKIIHLEIDSSEINKNILCHLPILGDCKISLKKLVFYVNKSVHQKWIDKFFHLKEKEKITVIQEDLNPKKKGITMGEVIKWINQYKQKNAVLVTDVGQHQMIASRYFNFTYKKSQITSGGLGTMGFALPASIGAQLGSKNRQVICVVGDGGIQMTIQEMGTILQNKIPVKIILLNNNFLGMVRQWQQLFFNKRYSCTELVNPDFIKLADAYNIKAKKVRKREKLKESVKKALNHENAFLLEVLIEKEDNVFPMIPSGAAVDEIRLN encoded by the coding sequence ATGGAAAAAAAGTTATTCTATGGTTCAGAAATAGTAATAAAAGCTCTTTTATATGAAGAGGTAGAATATATATTTGGATATCCAGGGGGAGCCATTATGCCCATATATGATTCTTTACACGATTACTTAAATTCCATTTCGCATATTCTCATGCGTCATGAACAAGGATCTATTCATGCAGCACAAGGATACGCTAGAGCTACTGGAAAAATAGGTGTATGTTTTACAACTTCAGGTCCGGGAGCTACTAATTTAATTACTGGATTAGCAGATGCCTTGATAGATAGTACTCCTATTGTTTGTATTACCGGACAAGTCTCCTCTCATTTATTAGGAACTGATGCTTTTCAAGAAACCAACATCATAGATATTTCGATTCCTGTAACTAAATGGAATATTCAGGTTTTAAAAGCTAAAGATATTTGTGAATCAATCCAAAAAGGATTTTTTATAGCTAAAAAAGGGAGACCAGGGCCTGTATTGATAGATATAACCAAAGATGCCCAGTTTCAAAAAACTATATTTCATTATACACGTTGTAAATATATAAAAAATTTTCGTCCATATCCTTGTATAGAAAACAAAAGAATAATAGAAGCTGCAGATTTAATAAATTCGGCTCAAAGGCCTTTAATTCTGGTAGGTCAAGGAGTAATTTTAGCTGAAGCAGAAGAAGAATTTAAAGAATTTGTTGAAAAAACTGGAATTCCAGTAGCTAGCACTTTATTAGGTTTAGGAGCATTGGAGAGTGATCATCATTTATATGTAGGAATGTTAGGGATGCATGGAAATTATGCCCCCAATATTTTAACTAATCAATGTGATATTCTCATTGCGATAGGTATGCGATTTGATGATCGTGTAACTGGAGATGTTAAAAGATATGCTAAACAAGCTAAAATCATTCATCTAGAAATAGATTCTTCCGAAATCAATAAAAATATTTTATGTCATCTCCCAATTTTGGGAGATTGTAAAATATCTTTAAAAAAATTGGTTTTTTATGTTAATAAATCTGTTCATCAAAAATGGATAGATAAATTTTTTCATCTTAAAGAAAAAGAAAAAATCACAGTAATACAAGAAGATCTGAATCCAAAAAAAAAAGGTATTACTATGGGTGAAGTAATTAAATGGATTAATCAATACAAACAAAAAAATGCAGTTCTTGTAACTGATGTAGGACAACATCAAATGATAGCTTCAAGATACTTCAATTTTACTTACAAAAAAAGTCAAATAACTTCTGGAGGATTGGGAACCATGGGGTTCGCTTTACCTGCTTCTATAGGGGCTCAATTAGGATCCAAAAATAGGCAAGTTATTTGTGTTGTAGGAGATGGAGGAATTCAAATGACAATACAAGAAATGGGGACAATATTACAAAATAAGATTCCCGTAAAAATTATACTATTAAATAATAATTTTTTGGGAATGGTACGTCAATGGCAACAACTTTTTTTTAATAAACGTTATTCGTGTACAGAACTGGTTAATCCAGATTTTATAAAATTAGCTGATGCTTATAACATAAAAGCAAAAAAGGTAAGAAAAAGAGAAAAATTAAAAGAATCAGTAAAAAAAGCATTAAATCATGAAAATGCTTTTTTATTAGAAGTTTTGATAGAAAAAGAAGACAATGTTTTTCCTATGATTCCTTCAGGAGCTGCTGTGGATGAAATCCGTTTAAATTAA
- a CDS encoding acetolactate synthase — MKHQFRIIILGEKETRLLSRILIILNRRNLKTNHIHVSSNNENETMSNIQYIVDIECQEEQLFKIKKLIEKLIGIIHVYYSKLEKQNSIKSLWKKIDLPLATY, encoded by the coding sequence ATGAAGCATCAATTCAGAATAATAATTTTAGGAGAAAAAGAAACAAGATTATTAAGTAGAATTCTTATTATATTAAATCGGAGGAATCTGAAAACTAATCATATTCATGTATCCAGTAATAATGAAAATGAAACCATGAGTAATATTCAATATATTGTTGATATAGAATGTCAAGAAGAACAATTGTTTAAAATCAAAAAATTAATTGAAAAGTTAATTGGAATTATTCATGTTTACTATTCTAAACTAGAAAAACAAAATTCAATAAAAAGTTTATGGAAAAAAATAGATTTGCCACTAGCTACATATTAA
- the ilvC gene encoding ketol-acid reductoisomerase, translating into MKIKFGSIEETIVTRDEFPLCKARETLKKETISVLGYGVQGPGQSLNLRDNGFKVIVGQRKHSFSWKKALKDGWIEGENLFTLEEASERGTILMYLLSDAGQISFWPTLSTYLTEGKSLYFSHGFGLTFCNQTKIYPSKNIDIFLVAPKGSGTSLRRLFKQGKGINSSYAVYQDYSGNSLKKTLSIGIGIGSGFLFKTNFKNEVYSDLVGERGTLMGAIQGIFSAQYQILREKGHSPSESFNETVEELTQSLMPLVSEKGMDWMYANCSTTAQRGALDWWKKFRNATLPIFKELYNEVSSGDEAKRIIEANSDTNYREKLQKELQDLRKSELWEVGSIIRNLRPEKKDQN; encoded by the coding sequence ATGAAAATAAAATTTGGATCTATAGAAGAAACTATTGTTACAAGAGATGAATTTCCATTATGTAAAGCTAGAGAAACTTTGAAAAAAGAAACTATTTCTGTTTTAGGTTATGGAGTCCAAGGTCCTGGACAGTCTCTTAATTTAAGAGATAATGGATTTAAAGTGATAGTGGGGCAAAGAAAACATTCTTTTTCTTGGAAAAAAGCGTTAAAAGACGGATGGATAGAAGGAGAAAATCTTTTTACTTTAGAAGAAGCTTCTGAAAGAGGTACTATACTTATGTATTTGTTATCAGATGCAGGTCAAATCTCTTTTTGGCCTACTCTTAGTACATACTTAACTGAAGGAAAATCTTTATATTTTTCACATGGATTTGGATTAACTTTTTGTAATCAAACAAAAATATATCCTTCTAAAAATATAGATATTTTTTTAGTAGCACCTAAAGGATCGGGTACCAGTTTAAGAAGATTATTTAAACAAGGAAAAGGAATCAATTCTAGTTATGCTGTTTATCAGGATTATAGTGGAAACAGTTTAAAAAAAACTTTATCAATTGGAATCGGAATAGGATCTGGATTTTTATTTAAAACAAATTTTAAAAATGAAGTATATTCTGATTTAGTAGGAGAGAGAGGAACTTTGATGGGAGCTATACAAGGGATTTTTTCTGCACAATATCAAATATTAAGAGAAAAAGGACATTCTCCTTCAGAATCTTTCAACGAAACTGTAGAAGAATTAACTCAAAGTTTAATGCCACTAGTTTCGGAAAAAGGAATGGATTGGATGTATGCTAATTGTTCTACTACTGCACAAAGAGGTGCTTTAGATTGGTGGAAAAAATTTAGAAATGCTACTCTTCCAATATTTAAAGAATTATATAATGAAGTATCATCTGGAGATGAAGCAAAAAGAATTATTGAAGCTAATAGTGATACCAATTATAGAGAAAAATTACAAAAAGAATTACAAGATCTTAGAAAAAGTGAATTGTGGGAAGTAGGATCCATAATTCGTAATCTTAGACCTGAAAAAAAAGATCAAAATTAA
- the ilvA gene encoding threonine ammonia-lyase yields the protein MKNKIKGYFPSYKEIIKAKNLLKDIINETPLQKNFLLSEKYKANVFLKREDLQIIRSYKIRGAYNKIKSLSHIELKKGIICASAGNHAQGVAYSCNILKIPGKIYMPSTTPKQKVERVKMFGKEYIEIILIGDTFDAVSYEAMKDCKKNEKIFIHPFDDIKIIEGQATVGVEILQQSISDIDYVFIPIGGGGLASGVGSHFQEFSPKTKIIGVEPQGAPSMSFSLKKGKVVELKTIDRFIDGASVKKVGELNFNICNQTLFDIRTVPEGKVCTTILDLYNLEAIVAEPAGALSIAALDFYSDEIKGKTIVCILSGGNNDITRMEEIRERSLLYEEKKHYFIVKFPQRAGALKEFVNNILGPKDDIAYFEYSKKTSKEEGPAVIGIELADKNEFTGLIGRMKKHKVHFQYLNKNPYLFRILI from the coding sequence TTGAAAAATAAGATTAAAGGATACTTTCCTTCTTACAAAGAAATAATTAAAGCAAAAAATCTTTTAAAAGATATTATTAATGAAACTCCATTACAAAAAAATTTTCTTTTATCAGAAAAATATAAAGCTAATGTTTTCCTAAAAAGAGAAGACTTACAAATCATACGTTCATACAAAATTAGAGGAGCTTATAATAAAATAAAAAGTTTATCTCATATAGAATTGAAAAAGGGAATTATTTGTGCTAGTGCAGGAAATCATGCACAAGGGGTTGCTTATTCTTGTAATATATTAAAAATACCAGGAAAAATTTATATGCCAAGTACTACTCCTAAGCAAAAAGTAGAGAGAGTCAAAATGTTTGGAAAAGAGTATATTGAAATTATTCTTATCGGAGATACTTTTGATGCAGTTAGTTATGAAGCTATGAAAGATTGTAAAAAAAATGAAAAAATTTTTATTCATCCTTTTGATGATATTAAAATTATTGAAGGACAAGCTACTGTTGGAGTGGAAATTTTACAACAATCTATTTCAGATATAGATTATGTTTTTATTCCTATTGGTGGAGGAGGATTAGCTTCTGGTGTAGGAAGTCATTTTCAAGAATTTAGTCCTAAAACTAAAATTATTGGAGTAGAACCTCAAGGAGCTCCATCTATGAGTTTTTCTTTGAAAAAAGGAAAAGTTGTTGAATTAAAAACAATAGACAGATTTATTGATGGAGCTTCAGTAAAAAAAGTGGGAGAATTAAATTTTAATATATGTAATCAAACATTATTTGACATCAGAACCGTTCCGGAGGGAAAAGTTTGCACAACGATTTTGGATTTATATAATTTAGAAGCTATTGTTGCAGAACCTGCTGGAGCTCTTTCAATAGCTGCTTTAGATTTTTATTCTGATGAAATAAAAGGAAAAACTATTGTCTGTATTTTAAGTGGAGGAAACAATGATATTACTAGAATGGAAGAAATTAGAGAAAGATCTCTTTTATATGAAGAAAAAAAGCATTATTTCATTGTAAAATTTCCCCAAAGAGCTGGCGCTTTAAAAGAATTTGTTAATAATATTTTGGGACCAAAAGATGATATTGCCTATTTTGAATATTCCAAAAAAACTTCTAAAGAAGAAGGACCAGCAGTAATAGGAATAGAACTAGCAGATAAAAATGAATTTACTGGATTAATAGGAAGAATGAAGAAACATAAAGTTCATTTCCAATATTTGAATAAAAATCCATATTTATTTCGGATTCTCATATAA
- the dapB gene encoding 4-hydroxy-tetrahydrodipicolinate reductase, whose amino-acid sequence MNIAIIGYGKMGKTIEKITKIRNHKISLCYDGTPSLHLLKNSNSDVAIEFSQPHSAFNNVKICIENDIPVVSGTTGWLEKFEIIKKICKKRNGSFLYSSNFSIGMNIFFEINKKLSKLLHLYSKDYEITIEEIHHKEKIDKPSGTAISLAKDIVHNKMKKTWVLDEKKTKDQILILSKRFNNVPGIHTVKYESKIEDIKIQHKAHSREGFALGAVIAAEWIQNKKGFFSMKEVLGI is encoded by the coding sequence ATGAATATAGCAATAATAGGATATGGAAAAATGGGTAAAACTATAGAAAAAATAACTAAAATTAGAAATCATAAAATTTCATTATGTTATGATGGAACCCCTTCTTTACATTTATTGAAAAATTCAAATTCAGATGTAGCAATAGAATTTAGTCAACCTCATTCTGCTTTCAATAATGTAAAAATTTGTATAGAAAATGATATTCCTGTAGTAAGTGGAACTACAGGGTGGCTAGAAAAATTTGAAATTATTAAAAAAATATGTAAAAAAAGAAATGGATCTTTTTTGTACTCATCCAATTTTAGTATTGGAATGAACATTTTTTTCGAAATTAATAAAAAATTATCAAAACTATTGCATTTATATTCTAAAGATTATGAAATAACAATAGAGGAAATTCATCATAAAGAAAAAATAGATAAACCTAGCGGAACAGCTATTTCTTTAGCAAAAGATATAGTTCACAACAAAATGAAAAAAACATGGGTTTTGGATGAAAAAAAGACAAAAGATCAAATTTTGATTTTATCAAAAAGATTTAATAATGTACCCGGAATACATACTGTAAAATATGAATCTAAAATAGAGGATATAAAAATCCAACATAAAGCTCATAGCAGAGAAGGATTTGCTTTAGGTGCTGTTATTGCAGCAGAATGGATTCAAAACAAAAAAGGTTTTTTTTCTATGAAAGAAGTTTTAGGAATATAA
- a CDS encoding DUF5684 domain-containing protein, translating into MYQYFVFSGIFLFFEHIIHILGTWKFYKKLGIKSWKIFIPVYNIFILLKIYKRSIWWILLLFIPLTSIILI; encoded by the coding sequence ATGTATCAATATTTTGTTTTTAGTGGCATATTTTTATTTTTTGAACATATCATTCATATTTTAGGAACATGGAAATTTTATAAAAAATTGGGGATAAAATCTTGGAAAATTTTTATTCCTGTATATAATATTTTTATTCTTTTAAAAATTTATAAAAGATCTATCTGGTGGATTTTACTATTATTTATTCCATTAACTAGCATAATCTTAATTTAA
- the lepB gene encoding signal peptidase I — MNLIYTFLKKTKKNIILFLMSAGLYIFYVNFFKKIQLLKIENIKKKEDNIGILFAIVFSFVTHTYIVQPFVIPTSSMERTLLVGDFILVSKIHYGLRMPMSPICIPFFTHNNIIGNIKSYISIFQWPYFRFPPIQSVQRNDIIVFNYPKDSNHKIIDRKDHYIKRCVGLPGDLISIKKGILFVNHKKEKSFLEKQQAYFIKTINIPLNIEYLKNKMDIEDIECIEEKNDEYFYQIMLNEKKATQIKNLFDNIVFIKKYILPIHFKEHSIFMNYSDWNRDFFGPLHIPKKGELVKLNSKNIHVYNEIFTYEKVNKFDMTSKKYYKVKNNYYFMMGDNRHNSSDSRYWGFVPEDHIVGKPIFIWMSIDWDRKNPLNIFNWKFRWDRIMKTINNQHSYLSLFFLFSFSYLIYFLFKNEKS, encoded by the coding sequence ATGAACTTAATTTATACTTTTTTAAAAAAAACGAAAAAAAATATTATTTTATTTTTAATGTCTGCGGGTTTATACATTTTTTACGTAAATTTTTTCAAAAAAATACAATTATTAAAAATTGAAAATATAAAAAAAAAAGAAGATAATATAGGGATTTTATTCGCTATTGTTTTTTCTTTTGTAACTCATACTTATATAGTTCAACCTTTTGTGATTCCTACTTCTTCTATGGAAAGAACTTTATTAGTAGGAGATTTTATATTAGTCAGTAAAATTCATTATGGATTACGAATGCCTATGTCTCCTATTTGCATTCCTTTTTTTACACATAACAATATTATTGGAAATATAAAATCTTATATTTCTATTTTTCAATGGCCATACTTTCGTTTTCCTCCTATACAATCTGTGCAAAGAAATGATATAATCGTTTTCAATTATCCTAAAGATTCTAATCATAAAATAATAGATCGTAAAGACCATTATATTAAACGTTGTGTAGGATTACCAGGAGATTTAATCTCTATTAAAAAAGGGATTTTATTTGTTAATCATAAAAAAGAAAAATCTTTTTTGGAAAAACAACAAGCTTATTTTATTAAAACGATAAATATTCCTTTAAATATAGAATATCTTAAAAACAAAATGGATATTGAAGATATTGAATGTATTGAAGAAAAAAATGATGAATATTTTTATCAAATTATGTTAAATGAAAAAAAAGCAACTCAAATAAAAAATTTATTCGATAACATAGTTTTTATAAAAAAGTATATTCTTCCTATTCATTTTAAGGAACATTCTATATTTATGAATTATTCAGATTGGAATAGAGATTTTTTTGGGCCATTACACATACCTAAAAAAGGGGAATTAGTGAAATTAAATTCAAAAAATATTCATGTTTATAATGAAATTTTCACTTATGAAAAAGTTAATAAATTCGATATGACTTCAAAGAAATATTATAAAGTAAAAAACAATTATTATTTTATGATGGGAGATAATAGACATAATTCATCTGACTCTCGATATTGGGGTTTTGTTCCAGAAGATCATATAGTAGGTAAACCTATATTTATATGGATGAGTATCGATTGGGATCGAAAAAATCCTTTAAATATATTTAATTGGAAGTTTCGTTGGGATCGCATTATGAAAACAATAAATAATCAACATTCTTATCTATCTTTATTTTTTCTATTTTCATTTTCATATTTAATCTATTTTTTATTTAAAAACGAAAAATCATAA
- a CDS encoding rhomboid family intramembrane serine protease: MNFYTNFNSDAVKHLISVNILVYTAAFVFSQYKIESILSLYHPLDERFELYQIFTHMFVHSKRLFFHIIFNMLALFMFGGQIETLLGVKKFIIIYFLSGIFAALFQIIFNTGVLYYFVQTLDFSQAKKMLDYFNEEQKINLYTSMYSPMMGASGAVSGIVGAFAKFFPEHKIFILPFPFPIAVRKALIIFIFGSFVSSIFNLAPGVAHFAHIGGILSGYFIGSFFKKNENNIFY; encoded by the coding sequence GTGAATTTTTATACAAATTTTAATTCAGATGCTGTAAAACATTTAATTAGTGTGAATATACTTGTGTATACAGCTGCTTTTGTTTTTTCACAATATAAAATAGAGAGCATTCTTTCTTTATATCATCCTTTAGATGAACGATTTGAATTATATCAAATTTTTACTCATATGTTTGTCCACTCGAAACGACTTTTTTTTCATATAATTTTTAATATGTTAGCTTTATTTATGTTTGGAGGACAGATAGAAACTTTATTAGGAGTAAAAAAATTTATAATTATATATTTTTTATCAGGTATTTTCGCGGCATTATTTCAAATCATTTTTAACACTGGTGTTTTATATTACTTTGTTCAAACTTTAGATTTTTCACAAGCTAAAAAAATGTTAGATTATTTCAATGAAGAACAAAAAATTAATCTTTATACTTCTATGTATTCTCCTATGATGGGAGCTTCTGGAGCCGTAAGTGGAATAGTAGGAGCTTTTGCTAAATTTTTTCCAGAACATAAAATTTTTATTTTACCTTTTCCTTTTCCAATAGCAGTTAGAAAAGCTCTTATAATTTTTATTTTTGGAAGTTTTGTCTCGTCTATTTTTAATTTAGCACCTGGAGTTGCTCATTTTGCTCATATTGGAGGGATTTTATCTGGTTATTTTATAGGGAGTTTTTTTAAAAAAAACGAAAATAATATTTTTTATTGA
- the mutL gene encoding DNA mismatch repair endonuclease MutL encodes MKNIIQLLPEKVIQQIAAGEVIQRPSSVLRELLENAIDANAKMIDIFIKDSGKTLIQLIDDGIGMSIDDAKMSILRHATSKIKKTDDIFKIKTKGFRGEALFSIALISQLEIQTKNEENVVGIHLFIEEGKIKKQIPINMLRGTRISVKNIFSKFPARRQFLKSSKIEFQHIIYEFYKIILAHRNITYRFYHNNKIVFYFKKTSLIERIKEIFKNKIKNLVSIFIKKNGILVEGFVSVPDIYRKKGDQFLLVNQRCVTHLLLHKKIVHAYDGFLRDLKTASYFIFIFVDSSLVNWNIHPTKKEVKLEKEEDIGEMIQQEIKNILFHQYKVKNRELKNYDIFLSCKSLKKDYSLNNFYDKLYDQEKVVQLENWYHKINESNFETFNNNFQFTNELFHYVSHKSKIKTLQMNRKYIIFVLKNEYVILVDQHKAHQNILFEFFLRKRNLISQQLIFPIKVKLLKKESISLNNIKNDLINFGFHLYICNESAYLYSVPENIHQNMLVEIIQNIITYNFLRKEKNNKKKLIQIISKSASIKYGTKLYPEKMECIIKDLFSCHNPNYTYSGDPIFFVLRKNFF; translated from the coding sequence ATGAAAAATATTATTCAACTTTTGCCTGAAAAAGTGATTCAGCAAATAGCTGCAGGAGAGGTCATACAACGTCCTTCTTCTGTTTTAAGAGAATTATTAGAAAATGCAATAGATGCAAACGCGAAAATGATTGACATTTTTATAAAAGATTCAGGAAAAACATTGATTCAATTAATAGATGATGGAATAGGGATGAGTATTGATGATGCTAAAATGAGTATTCTAAGACATGCTACTTCTAAAATTAAAAAAACTGATGATATTTTCAAAATTAAAACAAAAGGATTTAGAGGAGAAGCTTTATTTTCTATAGCACTGATTTCTCAATTAGAAATCCAAACTAAAAATGAAGAAAATGTAGTAGGAATTCATCTTTTTATAGAAGAAGGAAAAATAAAAAAACAAATTCCTATAAATATGCTTCGAGGAACAAGAATTTCTGTAAAAAATATTTTTTCTAAATTTCCAGCTAGAAGACAATTCTTAAAATCTTCTAAAATAGAATTTCAACATATTATTTATGAATTTTATAAAATTATTTTAGCACACAGAAATATAACATATCGATTTTATCATAATAATAAAATTGTTTTTTATTTCAAAAAAACTTCTTTAATAGAAAGAATTAAAGAAATTTTTAAAAATAAAATAAAAAATTTAGTTTCCATTTTTATAAAAAAAAATGGAATTCTTGTAGAAGGATTTGTGAGCGTTCCAGATATTTATAGAAAAAAAGGTGATCAATTCTTATTGGTGAATCAACGCTGTGTTACTCATTTACTTTTACACAAAAAAATTGTTCATGCTTATGATGGTTTTTTGAGAGATTTAAAAACAGCATCTTATTTTATTTTTATTTTTGTAGATTCTAGTTTAGTAAATTGGAATATACACCCAACAAAAAAAGAAGTAAAATTAGAAAAAGAAGAGGATATTGGTGAAATGATCCAACAAGAAATCAAAAATATTTTATTTCATCAATATAAAGTAAAAAATAGAGAGTTGAAAAATTATGATATTTTTCTATCTTGTAAATCACTTAAAAAAGATTATTCATTAAATAATTTTTATGATAAACTTTATGATCAAGAAAAAGTCGTTCAACTAGAAAATTGGTATCATAAAATAAATGAATCTAATTTTGAAACATTTAATAACAATTTTCAATTCACAAATGAGTTATTTCATTATGTTTCTCATAAAAGTAAAATAAAAACTCTTCAAATGAATAGAAAATACATAATTTTTGTATTGAAGAATGAATATGTGATATTGGTAGATCAACATAAAGCGCATCAAAACATATTATTTGAATTCTTTTTAAGAAAAAGAAATTTGATAAGTCAACAATTGATTTTTCCCATAAAAGTAAAACTTTTAAAAAAAGAATCTATTTCTTTAAATAATATAAAAAATGATTTGATCAATTTTGGATTTCATTTATATATTTGTAACGAATCAGCTTATTTGTATTCTGTCCCTGAAAACATACATCAAAACATGTTGGTTGAAATCATTCAAAATATTATAACATATAATTTTCTTAGAAAAGAAAAAAATAATAAAAAGAAACTTATTCAAATTATATCCAAATCCGCATCTATAAAATACGGAACAAAATTATATCCTGAAAAAATGGAATGTATAATTAAAGATTTATTTTCTTGTCATAATCCAAATTATACATATTCAGGCGATCCCATATTTTTTGTTTTAAGAAAAAATTTTTTTTAA